The proteins below come from a single Conger conger chromosome 10, fConCon1.1, whole genome shotgun sequence genomic window:
- the nras gene encoding GTPase NRas, whose product MTEYKLVVVGAGGVGKSALTIQLIQNHFVDEYDPTIEDSYRKQVVIDGETCLLDILDTAGQEEYSAMRDQYMRTGEGFLCVFAVNNSKSFADVHLYREQIKRVKDSDDVPMVLVGNKCDLVRTVDTKQAQELARNYGIEFVETSAKTRQGVEDAFYTLVREIRHYRMKKLNSREDRKQGCLGVSCSVM is encoded by the exons ATGACTGAGTACaagctggtggtggtgggagctGGTGGTGTGGGGAAGAGTGCGCTGACCATCCAGCTCATCCAGAACCACTTTGTGGACGAGTACGATCCCACCATCGAG GACTCGTACAGGAAGCAGGTGGTGATTGACGGGGAGACGTGTCTGCTGGACATCCTGGACACGGCAGGTCAGGAGGAGTACAGCGCCATGCGCGACCAGTACATGAGGACCGGAGAGGGCTTCCTCTGCGTGTTCGCCGTCAACAACAGCAAGTCCTTCGCCGACGTGCATTTATACAG GGAACAGATCAAGCGAGTGAAGGACTCGGATGATGTTCCCATGGTGCTAGTGGGAAACAAGTGTGACCTGGTTCGGACCGTGGACACCAAACAGGCCCAGGAGCTGGCGCGGAACTACGGCATCGAGTTCGTGGAGACCTCGGCCAAGACCAGACAG GGAGTGGAGGATGCCTTCTACACGCTGGTGCGGGAGATTCGCCACTACCGCATGAAGAAGCTCAACAGCAGAGAGGACAGGAAGCAGGGCTGCTTGGGTGTTTCCTGTTCAGTCATGTGA